Proteins found in one bacterium (Candidatus Blackallbacteria) CG13_big_fil_rev_8_21_14_2_50_49_14 genomic segment:
- a CDS encoding DUF493 domain-containing protein, which produces MSETDPSSENSPPAHAKFKALLEEEYVWPADFHFKFIVPVAQVDALQGLLNTTARIEVRLSRNNRYASISARMKMASSDEVVYVYEKVSEIEGIIAL; this is translated from the coding sequence ATGTCAGAGACAGATCCTTCTTCAGAGAATTCGCCTCCTGCGCATGCAAAATTTAAGGCTTTGCTTGAGGAAGAGTATGTCTGGCCTGCGGATTTTCATTTTAAATTTATTGTTCCTGTTGCCCAGGTAGATGCCCTTCAGGGCTTGCTCAATACCACTGCACGGATTGAAGTGCGGCTTTCGCGCAATAACCGCTATGCCAGTATCAGCGCCCGCATGAAAATGGCATCCAGTGATGAAGTGGTCTATGTCTATGAAAAGGTCAGCGAGATTGAAGGCATTATTGCGCTTTGA